GCGACACTCCGCCAGCGGATCACCCGAACGCGCCCGAAAAACATCCCCTTGACACAAAGAGGCTTCGTTATGTGCGGGTCACTTCACCTTGTCGAGGTCGTTGAGCTTCCATGAGTGGTCGAAGTAGGGCTTGAGCGGTGCGTACAGCCGGTAGATCACCGAGTAGCCCTTGCCCGGGACGGTGCGGATAAAGTTGGACTCGTAGCCGTCGGGCGCTTTGGGGCCGAGGTAGACGTCGACCGAACCGTCATCATTCTTCTTCAGGTTCTTGTAGGAGTTGATCGACGGAAAGTCGCTGCCGGCTGAGATGTCGTCGCGAACGAGCATCGATCGGGTTTCCGAGTCGTATACGATCAGCGACCAGAACTTCTCTGCGGGCACTTTGGGCGGAACGGTCAGCTTGTAGAGCATCCCACCGTCGAGGTAGTCCCCGTCGGCGTCCCGTGCTGCCCACAGGTACTGGGAGCCGGCGCCCACGACCTCCTTCACCATCGCCGGTGTGTTGCCGGTGGCGTAGTAGTAGAACAGTGATCTGGCATCCAGGTAGCGGTAGTTTCCGACCATGAACGTGTAGTCGCCACCGATCCAGCCCGACATCCAGTGCCGGTCTGTGTAGATGCGGTCTTTCGGGTCGCGGTTGGCATAGAGAATTGTCTTGGCCATCGCAGCGCCCATTCCGGCGGCGCGGGCCAGGATCTTCTTCGTCCGCTCATCCGGTTTGAATGGCTTCCCTTTGACGATCCCGATCGAGGCCAGCATCCCGTAATCCTCTGCTCCCACCGCTTGGTCGTATTCTTCGGC
The window above is part of the Acidobacteriota bacterium genome. Proteins encoded here:
- a CDS encoding DUF1254 domain-containing protein, yielding MTDAHLTTDDLKFVNGFPTPETAQKLYDELDYQRAVQVYLRHMAAMSMYAARRSVDDDLPGKTQQPQKVAVWENLLDAKTLMLTGNSEVVYAFTFLDLHRDGPTVIDAPPGLLGILDDMWCRYIEDIGAAGPDKGKGGKYLVLPPDYKGDVPDGYFTCRSTTYGVWVVLRGFLVDGKPDQAVAGYKAMKIYPLAKKGDPPPLDLVNASGKVVNQLMREDSGYFDDLAALVAEEYDQAVGAEDYGMLASIGIVKGKPFKPDERTKKILARAAGMGAAMAKTILYANRDPKDRIYTDRHWMSGWIGGDYTFMVGNYRYLDARSLFYYYATGNTPAMVKEVVGAGSQYLWAARDADGDYLDGGMLYKLTVPPKVPAEKFWSLIVYDSETRSMLVRDDISAGSDFPSINSYKNLKKNDDGSVDVYLGPKAPDGYESNFIRTVPGKGYSVIYRLYAPLKPYFDHSWKLNDLDKVK